One Gemmatimonadaceae bacterium DNA segment encodes these proteins:
- a CDS encoding HupE/UreJ family protein, with amino-acid sequence MSEFLSFVELGFRHITDLAAMDHILFLLALAAIYRPRDWRSALWVITAFTVGHSLTLALAVTGAIKLPTDVIEFLIPVTIVATCIENIVVRNRESAFWHGRYRPVFAGVFGLVHGAGFANYLRDLFSDRIALPLFGFNVGIELGQIVVLAIAAMIFVSADWVISRLLSSATSAAGLRLRVLLVSSAVMVVAVEWAVERRPW; translated from the coding sequence ATGTCCGAGTTTCTGTCATTCGTAGAGCTCGGGTTTCGCCACATCACGGATCTGGCGGCGATGGATCATATCCTGTTTCTGCTGGCGCTTGCCGCTATATACAGGCCCCGCGACTGGCGAAGCGCGTTATGGGTAATAACGGCGTTCACCGTTGGACACTCGTTAACGCTCGCTCTCGCCGTGACCGGCGCAATCAAGCTTCCGACTGACGTTATCGAGTTCCTCATTCCGGTGACGATCGTCGCGACATGTATCGAGAACATCGTCGTTCGCAACCGGGAGAGCGCGTTCTGGCATGGTCGCTATCGTCCAGTGTTTGCGGGAGTGTTTGGCCTCGTGCATGGGGCCGGCTTCGCTAATTATCTGCGCGACCTGTTTTCTGACCGGATTGCTTTACCGCTATTCGGATTCAACGTCGGGATCGAGCTTGGGCAGATCGTCGTGCTCGCAATTGCCGCGATGATTTTTGTCTCTGCGGACTGGGTGATTTCGAGGCTGCTCAGTTCCGCGACGTCCGCGGCCGGCCTGAGACTTCGTGTGCTGCTCGTTTCCAGCGCGGTGATGGTGGTTGCGGTGGAGTGGGCTGTAGAACGACGTCCATGGTAG
- a CDS encoding TonB-dependent receptor, translated as MTGRFNGARLIALLLALAPGAVAREARSQDSVVRKLTPVVVTVTRTGATSVLLAPFALTVVTPDSTRPGQRHVAVDEMLSLVPGLSVNNRNNPSQDPRLAIRGFGARSAFGIRGVRVLRDGMPLTLPDGQTPLDYLSLESVGRVEVIRGSASALYGNASGGVIDIKSEAPPASAFEAEARHWAGSNQFKRSVLAAAGSAGSGFYQADLGSNRTRGARSHAAQRALNGFLRAGVAAAGSSYVLSLMGLDMPLAENPGALTAEQMRLDPDGADPVSVRRNARKAVKQMQGGLSATRPAGNGKVVVSAFGGARSLDNPLTFAVVEIGRHSGGASVRASQTSMALGRRNQLTAGLDLQGQNDLRRNYVNCADTIRAPAATPECPDPASERGGITLDQRELVSSAGLYVNNEMAVSERFRITAGARADRVRFEVRDRLTSAGNPDDSGVRVLAAVTPIIGAVSRLAQTHSVYANISSAFETPTATELGNQADGSAGLNRDLEPQRSTTLEAGLKGEFGRSLRYDLAGYTTHVRDELVPFEIPVSDGRRFFRNAGQTRRAGAEAGLGAEAGSFGMTASYTYSRFRFERFVAGPKIFDGNDIPGTPRHRVQGAVTLSSRRAFAVVEGEAAGSVFLDDGNSDRGPGYEVAHVRAGTRALFGDPSLSVTAGVQNIFDRRYAPSVAVNAARAKYFEPAPGRSVYAGLTLRGAL; from the coding sequence TTGACGGGCCGGTTCAATGGTGCGAGGCTGATCGCACTGTTGCTTGCGCTGGCCCCGGGCGCCGTAGCGAGAGAGGCGCGTTCCCAGGATTCCGTGGTGAGGAAGCTGACACCAGTGGTCGTGACAGTTACTCGAACCGGTGCCACCAGCGTGCTCCTGGCTCCATTCGCGCTGACGGTTGTCACTCCGGATAGCACTCGTCCCGGCCAGCGTCACGTCGCCGTCGACGAGATGCTATCGCTGGTGCCCGGACTTTCGGTGAACAACCGCAACAATCCGTCACAGGATCCGAGACTCGCCATCCGCGGCTTCGGTGCGCGGTCGGCGTTTGGAATACGTGGGGTCCGTGTACTCCGGGATGGCATGCCGCTGACGCTTCCCGACGGTCAGACCCCCCTCGACTACCTGAGCCTTGAATCCGTCGGTCGCGTCGAGGTCATCCGCGGATCGGCTTCAGCGCTCTACGGGAATGCATCCGGTGGTGTGATCGATATCAAATCGGAAGCCCCCCCGGCGTCGGCGTTCGAGGCAGAAGCACGGCACTGGGCCGGCAGCAATCAATTCAAGCGCTCGGTGCTGGCAGCCGCCGGGTCCGCCGGCAGCGGTTTCTACCAGGCCGACCTCGGATCGAACCGAACGCGGGGTGCACGCTCACACGCGGCCCAGCGCGCCCTGAACGGCTTCCTGAGGGCGGGCGTCGCAGCAGCAGGTAGCAGTTATGTGTTGTCGCTGATGGGTCTCGATATGCCTCTGGCCGAGAATCCCGGAGCCCTTACCGCTGAACAGATGCGACTGGATCCCGACGGCGCAGATCCGGTCTCCGTAAGAAGGAACGCCCGGAAGGCAGTCAAGCAGATGCAGGGAGGCCTTAGCGCAACACGCCCTGCCGGCAATGGTAAAGTCGTCGTTTCCGCATTCGGAGGGGCACGGAGTCTTGACAATCCGCTGACTTTTGCGGTTGTGGAGATTGGCCGTCACAGTGGCGGGGCGAGTGTTCGTGCAAGCCAGACCAGCATGGCGTTGGGGCGCAGGAACCAGCTGACGGCCGGGCTCGACCTGCAGGGACAAAACGACCTGAGACGGAATTACGTGAACTGCGCCGATACCATCCGCGCTCCGGCGGCTACACCCGAATGTCCCGATCCTGCATCGGAACGCGGTGGGATCACGCTCGATCAGCGCGAGCTCGTGTCCAGCGCCGGGTTGTATGTGAACAATGAGATGGCAGTGAGCGAGCGGTTCCGCATCACGGCTGGAGCGCGCGCTGACCGCGTCCGGTTCGAAGTGCGTGACCGGTTGACAAGTGCCGGAAACCCGGACGATTCCGGCGTCCGGGTACTGGCCGCTGTCACCCCGATCATCGGGGCCGTCTCGCGCCTCGCCCAAACCCACTCAGTATATGCCAACATCTCGTCTGCCTTCGAAACTCCGACCGCTACCGAGCTTGGCAATCAGGCCGATGGAAGTGCGGGCCTGAATCGCGATCTCGAGCCCCAGCGATCGACAACGCTGGAGGCGGGGCTCAAGGGCGAGTTTGGTCGGTCGCTGCGATACGATCTTGCAGGATACACCACTCATGTGCGCGACGAGCTAGTGCCATTCGAGATTCCGGTCAGTGATGGCCGCCGTTTTTTCAGAAATGCCGGTCAGACGCGGCGCGCGGGCGCCGAAGCCGGCCTGGGTGCGGAGGCTGGCAGTTTTGGGATGACGGCGTCTTACACGTACTCGCGTTTTCGGTTCGAACGCTTTGTCGCCGGTCCAAAAATCTTTGATGGCAATGACATCCCGGGAACGCCGCGTCACCGGGTCCAGGGTGCGGTTACGCTGTCATCGAGGCGCGCATTTGCGGTTGTGGAAGGTGAAGCCGCGGGTTCCGTTTTTCTTGATGATGGGAATAGCGACCGCGGGCCTGGTTACGAGGTTGCCCACGTCCGCGCGGGAACCCGGGCGCTATTCGGCGATCCGTCACTGTCGGTGACCGCAGGGGTGCAGAACATTTTCGACCGCCGTTACGCTCCGTCTGTGGCTGTCAATGCTGCGCGGGCGAAGTATTTCGAGCCAGCGCCAGGACGCTCTGTGTATGCTGGTTTGACACTACGTGGGGCGTTATAG
- a CDS encoding histidine kinase dimerization/phospho-acceptor domain-containing protein has translation MKARNCRLRKRITDARLREVRAKRGKADLVAALGHELRTPMQAIFGYIELLEREIHGPLSLEQAHHLEQIRLNQQQLMELLNSVLDIASQDDGGRTPG, from the coding sequence ATGAAAGCGCGCAATTGCCGGCTGCGCAAACGGATCACGGACGCACGCCTGCGTGAAGTACGGGCGAAGCGCGGTAAAGCGGATCTGGTTGCCGCTCTGGGCCACGAATTGCGGACGCCGATGCAGGCAATCTTCGGCTACATCGAGTTGCTGGAACGAGAAATTCATGGACCTCTGTCACTCGAACAGGCCCATCATCTGGAACAGATTCGGCTGAATCAGCAACAACTCATGGAGTTGCTGAACAGTGTTCTGGACATCGCCAGTCAGGACGACGGCGGCCGCACCCCAGGATAA
- a CDS encoding DUF6702 family protein → MVEATLRKARIGTLFLQAALAISAVFLPSRVSAHPIHTSLAEVVHEASSRTVRISLRVFVDDYTTASLAHVRWLASRRPPRTAPDGQSPFVTYAQAAFRVTDATGRRIPLTSCGGRRNGDLMWLCLKGSAPRGLSGLSITSHVLFDMYRDQINIVQAAYGGRKTSLLFTRGDGARKLP, encoded by the coding sequence ATGGTAGAAGCAACTCTGCGCAAAGCCCGAATCGGGACATTGTTTCTGCAGGCGGCCCTTGCGATCTCCGCGGTTTTTCTGCCCTCTCGTGTCAGTGCACACCCAATCCATACGAGCCTGGCCGAGGTGGTTCATGAGGCGTCGAGTCGCACAGTTCGCATATCTCTGCGGGTTTTCGTCGACGATTACACGACGGCGTCGCTCGCACACGTGCGGTGGCTTGCGTCAAGACGGCCTCCCAGGACAGCACCTGACGGGCAATCGCCGTTCGTGACGTATGCTCAGGCCGCCTTCAGAGTCACAGATGCCACGGGACGCCGGATTCCTCTCACCTCATGCGGTGGCAGGCGTAACGGAGACCTGATGTGGTTGTGCCTGAAAGGTTCGGCACCGCGAGGACTGTCAGGATTGTCAATCACCAGTCACGTTCTGTTCGACATGTACCGGGATCAGATCAACATCGTCCAGGCGGCTTACGGAGGGCGAAAGACCAGCCTGCTGTTCACACGCGGCGATGGCGCCCGGAAACTTCCCTGA
- a CDS encoding MarR family winged helix-turn-helix transcriptional regulator has protein sequence MQADMATVIDSIRSVFQSLRSSGRGAEQTPGISGAQMYVLEELAGGPALSINELAARTFTHQSSASMVVSRLVERRLVTRVVDRGDARKVCISLTPSGRALLKRKPHAGQSKLEEGLKNLSRSELKQLANTLGVLKEILSDQSRRSGRVRRS, from the coding sequence GTGCAAGCCGATATGGCCACGGTGATCGATTCGATTCGCTCGGTGTTTCAAAGTCTTCGCAGTTCGGGGCGAGGAGCGGAGCAGACGCCTGGAATCAGCGGAGCGCAGATGTACGTGCTCGAGGAACTCGCTGGCGGCCCGGCGTTGTCAATCAACGAATTGGCGGCGCGTACATTTACGCATCAAAGCTCGGCGTCAATGGTTGTGAGCCGGCTCGTCGAACGGCGCCTTGTCACGCGTGTGGTCGATCGCGGTGACGCGCGAAAGGTGTGCATCTCGCTGACTCCGTCCGGGCGCGCCCTGTTGAAGCGAAAACCTCATGCCGGCCAGTCGAAGCTGGAGGAGGGATTGAAAAATCTTTCCCGCTCCGAGTTGAAGCAATTGGCGAACACCCTTGGCGTCCTGAAGGAGATCCTCAGCGATCAGAGTCGGCGGTCGGGCCGGGTGCGAAGGTCATGA